One genomic window of Elaeis guineensis isolate ETL-2024a chromosome 2, EG11, whole genome shotgun sequence includes the following:
- the LOC105056965 gene encoding putative methylesterase 11, chloroplastic, whose product MGALFSCFSSAAPAKTKRRRLSISSSPPPPPGMAIPPFGLSRDRSGRKERGREGLTHEQEQALAAAAKTAASLLLRQNGGAEAVAEVLLDRSSSVRDPPPAGKKRQALPRSSSSRPRSLADPLVQVQQLVNQDVKIDDLETNHFVLVHGGGFGAWCWYKTIALLKDAGFKATAIDLTGSGTHAFDPNNVTSLSQYVMPLTSFLEKLSDGEKVILVGHDFGGTCISYAMEAFTSKVAKAVFVSAAMLTNGQSAADMFSQQARSNDLLQRAQIFLYANGNDNPPTAVDYDKSLLQDLFFNGSPAKDVVLASVSMRPVPFAPVLEKLSLSAKNHDSIRRYYIETTEDNALPLSLQQSMCSLNPPEWVFQLKGADHSPFLSKPQALHKYLVEIAKISS is encoded by the exons ATGGGAGCTCTCTTCTCCTGCTTCTCTTCCGCTGCGCCGGCGAAGACGAAGAGGAGGCGGCTCAGCATCTCCTCCTCCCCTCCGCCGCCTCCCGGCATGGCCATCCCTCCCTTTGGGTTGAGCAGAGACCGGTCGGGGAGGAAGGAGCGGGGCAGGGAGGGCCTGACCCACGAGCAGGAGCAGGCCCTCGCGGCGGCGGCGAAGACCGCGGCCTCGTTGCTCCTCCGCCAGAACGGCGGGGCGGAGGCTGTGGCGGAGGTGCTGTTGGACCGGTCCTCCTCCGTCCGCGACCCGCCTCCCGCCGGGAAGAAGAGGCAGGCGCTGCCGAGGAGCTCCAGctcccggccccgctccctcgcCGATCCCCTCGTCCAAGTTCAGCAGCTCGTCAATCAG GATGTAAAGATTGATGATTTGGAGACCAATCACTTTGTTCTTGTCCATGGAGGTGGCTTTGGTGCTTGGTGTTGGTATAAAACTATTGCACTTCTAAAAGATGCTGGATTTAAAGCCACTGCCATAGACCTGACAGGTTCTGGAACTCATGCTTTTGATCCAAACAATGTTACAAGTCTTTCCCAGTATGTAATGCCACTTACAAGTTTCCTTGAGAAGCTCAGTGATGGGGAGAAG GTTATTTTGGTGGGACATGATTTTGGTGGTACCTGCATATCATATGCAATGGAAGCGTTTACATCTAAGGTTGCCAAAGCTGTTTTTGTTTCTGCAGCTATGTTGACAAATGGTCAGAGTGCTGCAGATATGTTTTCTCAACAG GCACGCTCAAATGATTTGCTGCAACGAGCCCAGATATTTTTGTATGCTAATGGAAATGACAATCCTCCTACTGCTGTCGACTATGACAAGTCACTGTTACAAGACCTATTCTTCAATGGAAGTCCTGCTAAG GATGTTGTATTGGCTTCAGTTTCTATGAGGCCAGTCCCCTTTGCACCAGTGTTGGAGAAGCTCTCACTTTCAGCGAAGAACCATGATTCAATTAGGAGATACTATATAGAGACCACTGAGGACAATGCACTGCCCCTTTCCCTACAACAGAGCATGTGCAGTTTGAATCCTCCAGAGTGGGTTTTCCAGCTAAAAGGAGCAGATCATTCACCATTTCTTTCGAAGCCTCAAGCGCTGCACAAGTACTTGGTGGAGATCGCAAAAATTTCCTCCTGA